AAATCCGCGATCGACAAGGTCGTCGATCAACTCAAGTGAATGCACGCGCGCGCACAGATGGAGGCGGCGCCCGGCGTCGCCTTTTTTTCATCTTTCCACCAGGGTCGGCGCCGCCGCGCCGCGCATCTGGGCGACGAAACGCTCGAGGCGTTCGACGTAGAGAAAGACGACGGGCGTCGTGTAAAGCGTCAGCAATTGACAGACGCATAATCCGCCGATGATGGCGACGCCGAGTGGCTGCCGCAATTCCGCGCCTTCGCCGGAACCCATGGCGAGCGGCGCCGCGCTTGCGATGGACACGAGAGTCGTCATCAATATGGGCCTGAAGCGATCCGAACAGGCCAGGATGATCGCCGCCTCGGCGTCCTTCCCGCCGGCGATGGACTGGAGCGCGAAATCCACCAGCAGAATCGCGTTTTTCATGACAATGCCGATGAGGAGCAGAACGCCGATCATGGCGACGACGCTGAAGTCCGTGGCATTGAGCATGAGCGCGGCGAGCGCGCCAAGACCGGCCGAGGGCAGCGTCGACAGAATGGTGAGCGGCTGAAAGAAGCTTTCATAAAGAACGCCAAGAACGATGTAGACCGCCGCGAGAGCCGCCGCGACCATGAAGGGCTGATTGGCGAGCGCCTCCTGATAGCTTGCCGCCGTACCGGCGAAGGCGCCGTGTATCGCGGCCGGCGCGCCGATTTTCGCCATCGTGTCGCGGATCGCGGTCGCCGCATCGCTCAGCGATTTGCCCGGAGCGAGGTTGAAGGAGATCGTCACTGCGGCGAAATGGCTCTGGTGGTTGATCTGCATGGGTGTCGGCCCGGCGTTGAGCGACGTGAACGCAGCGAGCGGAATCATGCGTTCGGCTGCGCCAGCCTCGGCGGCGGTCCCGATATAGAGCTCGGAGAGCGCCTCCGGCGACCCCCGGAATCGCGGCGCCAGCTCCATCACGACGTGATACTGATTGAGCGGCTCGTAAATGGTCGAGACCTGGCGCTGACCGAAGGCGTCATAAAGCGTGTTGTCCACCTGGCTGGCGGAGAGATTGAGCCGGGAGGCCTTCTCGCGGTCGACGACGACATCCGTCCGCAGACCCTTGTCCTGTTGATCGGAGTTGACATCCGCGAGCGCCGGGTTGCGACGCAAGGCGTCGGCGACGCGCGGCGCCCATTGCCGCAGGGCGTCGAGATCGTCGGCGAGAAGCGCATATTGAAACAGCGCATTGCTGGGGCGTCCGCCGATGCGAATGTCCTGAACTGATTGCAGGAAGAGTTGGGCCCCGGCGATCTGGGAGAAGCGCGGGCGCAGGCGCGCGACGATCTTCTCGGCAGAGAGGCGGCGCTTCTCGAGCGGTTTCAGCGTGACAAGAATATCGGCGACATTCACCGCGCCGCCGGGACCGAAGCCGCCGCCGATGGAGCCGGTCGCGGATTCCACGCCGGGGTCGCTGGCGAGGATTGCAATGAACTGGTCGAGCTTGTTCTTCATCACGGCGAAGGAGACGCTCTGGTCCGCAACGATCGCCCCGCGCATCCGGCCGGAGTCCTGAACGGGGAAGAATCCTTTCGGGATGATGAGGAAGAGATAATAATTGACGCCCATCAGGACGACGAGCGACGCCAGCGTCGCGCGTCTGTGGCGGACTGTGACAATCAGGCTCATGTGATAGGCTGACTTGAGCCAGTTGAGGCCCTTCTCGAAGAGATCGAGCAGGCGGGGCCGGCGTCGGCGCAGATGCTCGGGCAGCAGGTGGAAGCACATCATCGGCGCGGCCGCGACCGAGAGGATGAGGGACACCAGAACGGCGAGCGCAAGCGTTGCGGCAAATTCCCGCATCATCTTTCCGATAATGCCGCCCATGAACATGATCGGCAGAAACACCGCCACGAGCGAGAGAGACATGGCAAGAACGGTGAAGGCGACCTGTCGCGCGCCGAGCGCCACCGCACGCGCGCGGGGTGCGCCATTTTCGATGAGCCGCACGACATTCTCGACCACCACGATCGCGTCGTCGACGATGAAGCCGGTCGCGATGGTGAGCGCCATCAGGGAAAGATTGTTCAGGCTGTAATTGAGAAGATACATGCCCGCGAGGGCGCCGAGCAATGAGACGACCACGCAGACTGTCGGAATCGTTGTCGCGGCCCGGTTGCCGAGGAACACGTAGACGACGGCGACGACGAGGAAGATGCTCAAGGCCAGAGTCGCCTCGATTTCGTGCAGGGAGGCTCGAATGGTCAGGGTCCGGTCCTGCACAATGTGCATCTCCGCATCGGCGGGCAGGGCCGCATTGAGCGGCTTCATCAGCGCCCGGATGCGATCGACGACCTCGATGAAATTGGCGCCGGGCTGACGATAGATCTGGATCTGCACGCCCGCGCGGCCGTTGCTCGAGCCGAAATTGCGTTCGTCCTCGACCGCATCGACGACCTCCGCCACATCCTGAAGCCGGATCGCCGCGCCGTTCCGGTATCCGACGATCACCCCGGCGTAGTCTTTGGCGCTGCGCGACTGGTCGTTGGCGTAGATCTGGTAATGGCGGTCGCCGGCGTCGATCGCGCCCTTTGGCCCGTTGTGGTTCGTCGCGCCGAGCGCGCGCCGGACGGTTTCGAGCGACACCCCATATTGAAAGAGCCTGTTGGGATTGACTTCGACCCGCACGGCGGGCAGCGCGCTGCCGCCGACGGTGACCTGGCCGACGCCCTCGATCTGTGCGAATTTCTGCTGGAGGATATTGGAGCCGACTTCGAAGAGATCGCCGATCTGCAGGCGCTCGGATGTCAGCGAAATGATGATGACGGGCACTTCCGCCGGATTCGCCGTGCGGAAAGTCGGGTTGCTGCGCAGGGTGGTCGGGAGATCGGCGCGGGCCGCGGCGATCGCCGCCTGAATGTCGCGCTGAGCCCCGTCGATATTGCGGTCGAGATCGAATTGAAGATTGATGCGGGTCGAGCCGACGGAACTCGAGGAGGTCATTTCCGTGACCCCGGCAATCTGTCCGAGCCGCCGCTCGAGCGGCGTTGCGACCGAAGACGCCATGGTTTCCGGACTGGCGCCGGGAATGCTCGCCGAGATCGTGATGACCGGATAATCGATCTGCGGCACGGGCGCGGCGGGGAGTTTCAGAAAGGCGGCGAGGCCGGCGAGACAGAGGCCCAACATCAGCAAGCTGGTGGCGACAGGTCGCGCGATCGGCGTTTCGATCAGGCGCATGGCGACTCGAACCGTGGCGCCGCCGCTCTCTCCGTCGCGCCTGCGCTTCTGGCAAGACGGCTGCTGGCAAGACGGCCGTTGGCAAGACGGCCGAAGGCGAGATAGATCACGGGCGTGGTGAAGAGTGTGAGGATCTGGCTGAGGACGAGGCCGCCGGCGATGCTCACGCCCAGCGGATAGCGCAGTTCGGCGCCGTCGCCGCCGCCAAGGATCAGGGGAACGGCGCCGAGCAGCGCGGCGAGCGTCGTCATCAGGATGGGACGAAACCGCAAGAGGCAGGCCTTGTGGATCGCCTGTCGCGGCGACAGCCCTTCGTTCCGCTCGGCCTGCAAGGCGAAGTCGATCATCATGATTGCATTCTTCTTCACGATGCCGATCAGCAGGATGATGCCGATCACGCCGATGACGCCAAGGTCGTTTCCGGTGACCCAGAGCGCCAGCAGCGCGCCGATGCCGGCGGAAGGCAAGGTCGAGAGGATCGTGATCGGATGGATGTAACTCTCGTAGAGAACGCCGAGCACGATATAGACCGTGACGATCGCCGCCAGGATCAGCAGCAGTGTGCTCGCGG
The DNA window shown above is from Methylocystis echinoides and carries:
- a CDS encoding efflux RND transporter permease subunit, producing MRLIETPIARPVATSLLMLGLCLAGLAAFLKLPAAPVPQIDYPVITISASIPGASPETMASSVATPLERRLGQIAGVTEMTSSSSVGSTRINLQFDLDRNIDGAQRDIQAAIAAARADLPTTLRSNPTFRTANPAEVPVIIISLTSERLQIGDLFEVGSNILQQKFAQIEGVGQVTVGGSALPAVRVEVNPNRLFQYGVSLETVRRALGATNHNGPKGAIDAGDRHYQIYANDQSRSAKDYAGVIVGYRNGAAIRLQDVAEVVDAVEDERNFGSSNGRAGVQIQIYRQPGANFIEVVDRIRALMKPLNAALPADAEMHIVQDRTLTIRASLHEIEATLALSIFLVVAVVYVFLGNRAATTIPTVCVVVSLLGALAGMYLLNYSLNNLSLMALTIATGFIVDDAIVVVENVVRLIENGAPRARAVALGARQVAFTVLAMSLSLVAVFLPIMFMGGIIGKMMREFAATLALAVLVSLILSVAAAPMMCFHLLPEHLRRRRPRLLDLFEKGLNWLKSAYHMSLIVTVRHRRATLASLVVLMGVNYYLFLIIPKGFFPVQDSGRMRGAIVADQSVSFAVMKNKLDQFIAILASDPGVESATGSIGGGFGPGGAVNVADILVTLKPLEKRRLSAEKIVARLRPRFSQIAGAQLFLQSVQDIRIGGRPSNALFQYALLADDLDALRQWAPRVADALRRNPALADVNSDQQDKGLRTDVVVDREKASRLNLSASQVDNTLYDAFGQRQVSTIYEPLNQYHVVMELAPRFRGSPEALSELYIGTAAEAGAAERMIPLAAFTSLNAGPTPMQINHQSHFAAVTISFNLAPGKSLSDAATAIRDTMAKIGAPAAIHGAFAGTAASYQEALANQPFMVAAALAAVYIVLGVLYESFFQPLTILSTLPSAGLGALAALMLNATDFSVVAMIGVLLLIGIVMKNAILLVDFALQSIAGGKDAEAAIILACSDRFRPILMTTLVSIASAAPLAMGSGEGAELRQPLGVAIIGGLCVCQLLTLYTTPVVFLYVERLERFVAQMRGAAAPTLVER